The DNA window TCCTGATTTCCTAATTTATTGCAGAAAGCCCCCTTTATTAACGCACCTGCACCACCAGTCATGCCCCActgtttcctctgcagctgattTCCATTTTCAGTAACAATGACAGCCCCCTCCTCCATCCTCCACCTCGCTCCATCCTCCAGAAAACACCCCCTTCCAATTTGTTTATGTTTACCTGCTGATAGAGCCGAGAGGGTGGCGGCTCGGCCCGAGGCGGCGGTGTCGGTGCCGGACGGGTCTCCGGCCCCGGCCGTGAGGCCGCCGCCCTCCTCCAGTGCCGCTGCTGCCCTCGCCGCCCCATCCAGGCAGGAGATCAGCAGCAGCGACGGCAAGAAGAGGAGCAGCGGCGGTGGGTGGTGTTCAGCGGCGGGCATGGCGAGAGGGGGAGCAGGCTCAAAGACATAACGGACCGCGAGGAACCGAGCTCTGGAGCGGGGAGCGCGATCACCGAGGCCTCgtccctccctccctccgtctgtgtgtctgtcaggGTTCCTGTGATGCTGGTGCCGAAAGAAGGAGGAGGCACCCCGCGGAGAGGAGATGCGCTGGTGCTGAGGCTGGGCGTGTGGGGCCGAAGTTCGTCTATATAAACCGAGATGTCTCACTCTGTTAGAGGAATGCGTGCGGTAATCGAGATTAAACAAAATGAGGGCGTGTATCAGTAAACGTACCCGGAGCAGAAGCACTGCCgctgttttttaacttttcatgGATGTTACTGTTTGACAAGAGTATCTGCTGACCGCGGGAAAAGTGTCAGAGTGAGCGCTCCTCTCTCTGCGTCATCTCTGATGAGACCCAACATGCTGTTACATCATCGGGGTCTGCGCGGCCCTCTGTCGGTAAAGTGGGGACTCAACACTTCGGATCATACAGGGAATTCTTTATACTTTGCTATGTACATCTTTAAATAAATCACGTTGTCAAACATACatgtaaatacagtaaataaggcatattctcttaggcagctttcgtgtcatttctttaagtagtcttcaggaatagttctccaagcttcttgaaggacattcaaagctcttcttttggTGTTTCTACCTTTAGATGATTTTCATAATTttcatacctcagccttttctctccgtttcccttccttaagaatggcttgtTGACagccactgagaccatttctgatgaggaacAATAGATGATCAGCTGAAGGTCCCGATgaatctctcaggtcctgtgtcagattCTTTACTCATAAGGACATGActtctgctgtagatagtttttttaggcctgacacttgttcagtttgttcagtTTCCTCAAATATTTTAAGCCAACTCTTCCGCtaacagctctttgggaatcactttgttggtgcaaaaaatactattttatgtcaaactgtgttcttttttgtatttttcatagattcaaagAAATTGGAACAAATTATGAGTTTTTGTTACAGGCTGCTTaaaaaagtgcctaaagatgTGTAGAAACAACACTGGCTCATCCCATGACTTAGgagcctttttatgcttgagtgATAAGTGGCATAACAAAAACGACcatctgaaaatgagtgaaaaagcagcaaatgcacaaataaacacagtaaaAGATCTTCAGAAAGCTGGAGAACTACTGCTCAAGAGCACTTTGAAAACTGACCAGAAAGTTTAACTCcttgaaagcaaaatataaagaaatgaggggcgGCTGATGAAATCAAAAGTTGAATGTTTTGAATTCAAATATAAGTGAAAATCTGAACCTGTGAAAACCTGGGTGATGGATTTCCATGACTTTCTTGAAATATCATCAACAGTTCAATAATTTCTGTATTTCTCTCGttatatttggttttttttttttgctttttaaataaattaaaggcTGTTGCCTGTTTTTAATTCAAGTGTTGGTGTGTCTGTTTTAGGACGCTGTGGACGTTAAATGGATAGGCTGAACCCACACTCTTTCAACAGAGACACAGATACACAATCTTTACTACCTCATACAacaaaacctgtgtttaagtttcaaagaaatcaaatataaaatgaaagGACCTGTTTTGGAAGCCCCAAACCCACCATCAAGAAAAATCTCTCCACACTTTCAGTCTCTAGAAGTGAAACCAGATCTCTTGAGCTTCAACCCAGTGTCTATCCTGGGGCATGTTTCTGGATATAAAAGCTTCTCTCTGtgctcttttctcttcttttttttaattgaacttCAAAATTCAGTGATCCACCAAAGGGTTGGACCTACAACTGAGCCCCTTTCCAGCAGATGCTTAAGCATTTTATCTACCAAAGGGATGTACCACCATGTTCTTGACTCCAAATCAGAAACTTACCACCAAGACACTTCTCACTGTGGTCTTGTTGATCTTCACTTTTGGGCACTGACCTTTAAAAATCTAACCATTCTCAGAAGAACCAATTCCACAACCTCCATGGTTCAAAGCAGACTTTTACAAGTCAAGTGAATCTGACCACACATCCAGACTTCCCCTTAAAGAGCTTAGCAACAGTTAACATTTACTTTAGTTGTTTCATAATGAACCACTGAGCCTCGTAAGAGCTTGAGCCGAGCAGGTTGAGGAGTTGAGACTGGCTCAAGCCACCAGAGCTGTTTCACAAGGagtttaaaaatcattttcctAAAGTTCTTCATCTGAACGATGGAATTTGGTCTTTGAAAGTCAACCTACCAACCAACTGTTCACCAGTCCAGGCTTTATTTTCTTAGAATGTTTCAGATAAGAGTTTCTTGGGTCATTCAAGTTAAAATTCCAGACTAACAAAAAGAACCTGATTAAAGATCCCATTATTGTCTATTTTCAGTTTAGGTCTTGAGCATTTGGTTCTTTGCCGTGTTCCTTAGTGTTGGTAAGTCCTTCAACTGGGtgtaagattttaaaattattataggAGTGAACCCACTGTCAATATCACCCTGCACTGTAGTGGTCTTGATTCATTACTCCATGGCATCAGCCTCAGAAATCTGATGAGAAGCTCTCTCTGAAAGCTTGTCAGACTTTTCCTCAGAGTGATGGGTTTGGAAAATGTAGGAGACACCTCAAAAATTCTAAACGTGTTAGATCCTTCCATCCAAAGTGAGACTTTTAAATAAACCCAGAGGTTAAGAGTTCTTTTGCTGTCATaccttaaattttttttctttcaaagttttaGACTCTCTGAATCTTTGAGAAAACCCGAACCTTCTAAAAACCTGGGACATTGGGCGCTTTTTTAATGCTCTCCTTTGGGGTTTATAGTCAGCGCTGAAGTGTTTCAGGATCTTTATGGACTGGGTTTAGTGtatttctttgaaaaaaaaaatgtcagtgaacACAGGTGATCATTTTAAATCATATCAAAATACAGAGAAGTATTTAAGTAATTGTTCTGGTGACTTCTGTTGATCACACTGCATTCCTGTTACAGGAtaactgccctctagtggttaCTATCAGGAACTACAACTCGGCATGTAcatgatcatttaaaaaacttCAGGCTTTATATGCAGTGAAACTGAGTGGAGCCTATCGCTGCTGACCCAAAGTTTGACTAATTAATGATAATTCTACAAGCTGTAATGGACGTACTCTCTCTGGttattttattaggtacacctactactgtgtgtgtttaagtgatgctcagctggtactaaggggcccaaagaAAATGTCCcctattacaccaccaccagcttgaagcagtctggccattatCTGACATCAACAGGgatctgctgctcactggacattttctttttcagaccagtctctgtaaactctagagaCAGATCCAGCAGATCTTCATGCAGACAAACAACCAtgtcacattcaaagtcactaaaACTCAACTTTCTTCTCCAGTCCGATGATatatttgaacttcagcaggtcgtcttgatcatgtctgcatgcctaaatgcTTTGAGttactgccatgtgattggcttgtTAGATACAAATCTCGATACAAACCttttcattaggtacaccttaccTAATGCAAACCAAATTATGAAAAACCTTGAACACACAGCTCAATCAAGTGCAGATAGAAACTGCAGGTTACACAGTGATTTAACATCTAGCAGAAGAGAAACATGATTGgtttctgaaaaataaaattgccACCTTCAGTTTTTACTGCTGGTTCAACGATACTACAAAAaccaaaatgagaaaacaatcaggtgtcacaataagatgccccacaaattatttgtgtcaGTAAAAATTTTTTGCCCGCcacaagacagaggagaacaccacagggataaaccctgcaggcctgacagcaggaggtgtatcactgctCCTGTGTTCCACCTGGACAGTGTTTACATTACAATCTGCCTTTGTGACAGTCATTAGCACCCTCactaacacacaaaacaacgactacatAACAcactaaatgtcacaaatctctcataTCTCAACTCTCGATCTCTCTACCTttctctgtctcgctgccgtcaCTCTCaaaactttcccctcttcctaccaaatcccacatgttgccatttttttcttttttttacaaaattgGTTGACagggtacatttttccaccaataggaaagaggtggctttttttttgtctttacagTTTTTGGACTGTTCTTAGAAaatgctttcttcttcttctttctagTATATAGAAAAAGGCATCGcttatatcttttttttcataactctggatttagtGGCCTGtcatgaaaattgcaaaactggTGTATACTTTGAAGTGCGAACTTTCAACACAagctgaaatagagactcagcgtggctgcagcttgtttttatgtcagcttaaatcagtcatgtgatttggaggtgcggcacacagagggttaataacactcaccttcattCCATTTCCAGACTGTAACAACCAACCACCTGTGTGAAATCTTAAATGCCCattgtgctctggcacaatcataggCATCggttgctactgaaaacaagaaataacACCATGAGCTGAACCTGTTaatggtggtgtgtgtgtgtgcgcgcgcgcgcgccccgtagggaaattactcctctgcatttaacccattcacccagcgaagcagtgggcagccaccaatgcagcgcccagggagcagtgtgtagggacggtactttactcaggggtacctcaatgtagccgttcagtggagtcAAACCCCCGCCGGGGCCATTAAAATATTATACCACTAGGTGGCAGCGTTGACCATTTCCACAATTTAAGTGATGCTGAAGAAGTCTGTTCCACTTTGCATGAGTGAAACACTctaacaaacataaaaacagctttaatttagaatattttattaaaatgctcACTCATTCGGTCTATCACAGTAACAAAAGAGTCAGGGTTTTGTGAAATGTGCCGTGGTCAAATATTACAAACAGACGGTGCTACATTAGGCTGTGTGTTAACTGTGAAACATCCCCAGAACGTTTTACTAACAGCCGTTTACTCACTTTAAATCCATAAAATCAAATAcagatatattaaaaaaaagtgcaaatgttagtaaacagaacaaaaaagataaacaaaGTTGAGAGATTTTATACAAAAGTGCAACAAGAACCGTTTCCCCATATCGGTCAGACAGTTTTAAAGTGTTAATATGCACAAAACTCGTGTAAACATTCAGATATTTTGGTCAAGAGTCACGTTTAAAATCAAATATCGGATCAATTATTATATATGTATGCACACTTAATAGTTAGATTTGTACACGAATACGTCATTTATTACGTTTATTGTAAAAACTGGAGTAAATGTACCCAAATGCACAGGGACTGATTAAACTTTAGCAGCATCGTGGGCACTCGTTGCCACAGGGAAAAATCTCCTGATTagtcaaaattatttatttattcaaaataaatgtgatataaacaaacacacacagtatcacgaggctcattaaaaaaaacaaacaaactggcaGCCCTCTTCAGCGGGTTAGTATTACTGGTACCCATCAGCCAGCGGTTTATTGCACAAGAGCAGCAGGGAACAGCGCCCCCTTGGCACAGACCACACTCGTCGATTGTGAAGCAGTCAGTGAATTCAAGGGCTGACGTGCAAACGCAGATTAGGAAAACCCGACTTCCCCGAAGAAATTCTGCATAGACTCTGAGAGATCGGTTCACAAAGACCCTCGGCCGACCGTTCTATGCAGGATCTCAGATTTAAGGTCATCAACAGTCACTTTTTTTGGTCAGAAACCTTTCAGCATCTCCACGGGAAAAAAACTTGATGCTGAAGTGCAGCGAGTCGCCCCAACCAGCGGGGTGTCGCTGCCACTACTGCGCCGCCGCAAACGCCACGTCCATCAGTAGCAGCCGTCTCGCCAGGTGCTGTCGCGGAGGGCACTGAAGGTGGACAAGCTCTTTGGAGGAGTCAGTAAACTGAGGGAACAGGAGGACGACTAAAGTCAGAAGACAGACAAAGACATGATGTTCCACAACAGATAAATCTAACAGACATTCGCTGGAGCCACATGTCTCAGGAACCCCACCAGTGCGGTGTGGATGGCATGGACGAGTAACACTCGGTGCTTTGTAGAGCCTCATTTCAAACTTTTAGTGCGAGTCCAAATGAATCTAATACTATGTGCTCCAGGCAGAGTGCAGCAACATCAGTGTTTGATGAGAGTTGTTGCTTCAAATGAACAAATTACACAAcactctttatttttaaaaagtaatccattattttacatatttactgaCTATAGTCCACTAAAGTAGGTTTGTGTTACTTCAGATTGCGCaagcaatcacacacacacacacacacacacacacacaccttctttTTAAAGTTTACCTTCGTGCTGGTTGGGCCACCTTGCTGCGGGGGGTGGAGCTTGTGGTACCAACAAAGGAGGCAGGGCGTGGCAGGCTGCTGCGTGCAGTGTTTGAGGTGGtgggtgtccctgcaggtttacTAAGCAAAGGGATCCCGCTGTTggccccaccaccaccacccccgcTGCTGGCCCCACCACCCCCGCTGCTGTTCAGATTAAGAGACTGGAGGCTGATGGAGGTGGGCATGGAGGTGGAGCCCTTGATAGTGGGACTGACGTAGGCGGTGGCCTTCAGAGGCGGCCGTGACAATGAGGTGAAGTTCCCGACACTCTGGACTCTGTTTTGGAGTTGGCCTGGAGAGGGGACTGAAGACGAGAGGAGACAAACTGAAGTTAGTAAACTTAATTGGCTGGCGGCGCCTTCAAGGCGAATGAATTTTTGGGTTAGCTGTCCCTTTAATTAGAGAAGAGAAGCAGCGTCTTACTGGAGGACTGCAGTCGAGCCAGTCCGCTGGACGAATCAAAGCTCTGGCTGTTACGAAGCAAAGAAGGGGAAGCACTGGGATTGGCTGGTATGGGCACACTGGGCATGCTGGGAGCTCTGACAAGGTTAGGCATGCTCCTCCGCAGCTTATctaacacagacaaaaacagccAACAGATTTAAGGCGTCCAGAGCTGCGCCAGGCCAGATTAATAAAGTTATCTGCAGAGTCTGCAAACAGAGAGGCttccaaacaaaaacacagagacaaatagAAACCTTCAGATGCTGAACTATTTTTAAAGATGCCTCAAAGCAGCCTCTGATCTTCTTTATACTGCTAACAGTTTCCAGCCCCCCACAGTCAGATATACACTCCTAACTTGTAATCCCATCAAACTCTCGGAGTCTCCGCCTTAAAATGGAAACAGATGCCAGCCCGAGAGCTTTAAGAGCAGTTGTACAAGAGGATTAGAAAGAGTTTATGAAGCAGGTAGAGCGTCAGCGAGGTCAGGACCGGGACACTGTCACAGTGTTAAAGGGGCGAGGTTCACAATTAGAAGAAAAAATACTCAGATTAATGTTCAGAGATGATGTATGAGGTTAGATATACTGAACTGTGTTATTGACTTACTCTCATATTCGGCTGGAGGCCATGATGAAgtttcccccccaaaacaacATGTCCAACGTCATACACGTACAcagcaatacacacaaatatcacacgcacaaaacataaacacagagatAATTTATATTAGTACTCTTCAAAGCATTAATAGGTACTGATTCTATCAAAAGATCATCAGTAGTTTTAATCCATGTCTGCTGATGGATGGAAATACCTTCTAGTGCCAGATTCTTAAAATCAGGCTTTGGTTCATCCTCATTAAAGGACTACACTCTGAGATTAAAGGTACAGTCAGACTTTCAGCTTATTTaatagacaaaaaaagaaaagaaaagaaaaagagatgacatactcgtgtgtgtgtgtgtatttatctctcatatatatctatctatataatgagagagagagagagagagagagagagagagagagagagagagagagagagagagagagagagagagagagagagagagagagagagagagagatttgtaCATGTATATTCTCATTCTCTAACAAAAAACATGGATAGACATTAATTTTTGATATTGTTATAAGCTAATGTTAGGCTCGAGCGTCCTTAAAAGTCACACTTTCCCTCTGATAAACAAtttgattacattctcacatcGTATTAGAGTTTATTTGCCAAGTGTCTGAGATCAACAGTGTTAGATCCACTTTCATGAAAGTTTCACTAACACCAGCTaacagaaaagttcaggataTTCTTCTGGTCTCTCAGGAAGCAGAAGACCAGAAGAATGAGCTGAAAGGGAATCTGTTCCTTGGTAATTCCACACAACAGccttgtttctttatttagaTCAAGTTTCCCCCTTTCCTCACCTGATCCTGGTCTGAAGCACTGTTGCTCGGCTGCGCAGGTGCTGCCCACTCCCAGCCCCAGTCCCAGTCCCAGCCCCAGCCCAAGACCCTGAGACTGGGCTTGGAGCGCAGGTTGAACGGCGAACCCAGCGGAAGGGTACGGGGGGGTGGAGGGGGTGGAAGGAGGGGTGCACAGGGAACTGGTGCTTCTTCGCCAGTCTCGGATGCTGGAGAAAGTGtgggagtggggcaggcgggtGAGGCGCGGCTGTGGCGGTGGCAGGAGACCGTAGTCTTCGTCgtcctcctcgtcttcctcctccAGGTCGGGACCGGCGCTGAGCTGGCTGAGCTGGAAGGTCAAGCTCTGGCTGCGGCGGTTGGCCAGGACAGATGAGGTGCTGGCGAGGTCCTGCCTTAGACCTGGGGGAGCGAGATATGAGGACCAGCGTGCAAAAcacccaccacacacacacacacacacacacacacacacacacacacacacacacacacacacacacacacacacacacacacacacacacacacacacacacacacacacacacacacacacacacacacacacacacacacacacacacacacacacacatcacctcCTGGGGTTAATGAAGCTGAAGTAGCGATGGGCTCTGAGATCTGGTGCCATATGTTAAATTAttaggaggggggggggggggggggggcagtagGGACAGACAGACGGACAGCAGGAGAAGTGAGTTGGCTCAAATGACACAGATAACCATAAAAAAGTGACTAAACAGCCAGAATGATTTTCACTGTCCTGAAATCATTTCAGAAACATCTCTCTCTGTATAAAGATTCAGATTTATAGTGCATTTTAAGCACTCTGGCAGGTGGAGCAAACAACTAACCAACAGTCTACAACTCAAATCAAAAATCAGGAAGTGCAGTCAGGGTGCAGATGGAGGTCCTGCTACTTACTCTCCTCCTGCAGCCGGGCCATAACCTGGACATCAGTGAGGTCCTGCAGCTTGTATCCCAGAGCAATGGAGTCATCCTCTGCCTCAGATGCTCCCAGGTCGCTGTCCATGGACGATTGCGGGCTGAGGGTGGAGTGCCGCAGGCTGCGACCTTCAAGTAAAAACAAGACCCAAGAAGTCAGACTTTCCTCTCCGATGTCTCACTTCACGCTGCACAGTTAAACAAACGAGGCAGGACTGCTCTGATGAGAGAAGTACCCTTCACTCTTCAGAGTGTCCTCCACATAAAGATGAGGGGTCCGGACTAATGGAGGGCGATGCTCGGCTCGCAGAATTAGAGCCCATTAGGCAGCAGCGAGGCAGAAATATTAAGACCGAGGTTACAAAAACCTCTCCACAGTTAACGATCTGCCTGATATCTGCTCCCTGCGACTGCTCTCTAAAATAATCCCTTCCATCAGTGCCATTATTCTAATTACTTTAGTCTTATTTGACTCACACAGGCCAGGATTTCTGCACCTTTACGAGCTTCTTTAACTCCGGCCGTCTCTGAATCTTTGAAATTAACTCCTGACAATCAAGAAaggaacattaaaaatgtctgtgGGTTGTGCTGAGTGACACAGGTTTCTCTGGATAGACAAGTGAGACTTTTGAGATCAGCACAAATGACATTTCCTTCACTTCCACTTTGGGCACAAGCTCAggtaggtcaaaggtcagcttcTTCAGGTAAAACAAATCCCAtaataggtttttttttcccccctccttcAGGTCGATGAGTTTGTCATATTTTCTTGTGTGAAGTAATTTGTAACATGCCTTCAGGGAAGCACTCTATAAATAAAGCCTCATTAAAACTATCGCAGTGAAGTTTTAGAATATTGTTGCTGTGCAGTTTAGATCAGAGGTGCTTTTAATAAAAGGCCGGTGTTAAGtggttgttccttcagtgggtaGAGAACACACCAAACGGGTTGCACCACCTACAGGAGCTGTTCGGTTATAGAAATGAGGCCATGAAGCTCCTGTCACACAGCTTtagtgctgatgttaatgccagaggaggtttggagctccGCGGTTACAAGTCAGCAATCAGTTCCCCGATCTGCAACTTTATGTGGTTCTGCTGTGGTTTCTAAATGCTTCCTCTTAGCAATACCAAAACTTACAGCTGATGGTGGAATTTCTCCATGAAACTGTACAATGAGGAGAACATGCCTGTTGAGAATAAGACACATTTCTGTTCTAAGgcctttaaaattatttttcagaCTCATCTACTCTTAAACAGTCGTTCACACCGATCACACAATTTCGTAGGAGGAATTTTTTGGCATTCATTTTTTGAGACTTTTCACATGCGAATAAACAGATATGACCAATCGGATCACTGCATTTGTGGTCGTAGCGCCAAAACGCGCACCGGTACCAACTACACAATGAGATGGAAACAGCAGACGTTGCTCCGGGGTTAATCGGCTCTCTCAAATTGTTTCCCCAACATCTAGACCCAACTCTCccaacaacagttcaaaatgcctcactgacatcctgaaataaGTACTAAAGCAGCTGTGATACAGCTTCAGCTCCTGGAACAAACCATTAAAGCGTCCCTGCTGTCGCCTGCTCATGAGAACTGGATGAACCCACAATCtcagtttcttccttttcttgtttagaaa is part of the Pelmatolapia mariae isolate MD_Pm_ZW linkage group LG23, Pm_UMD_F_2, whole genome shotgun sequence genome and encodes:
- the LOC134621085 gene encoding SLAIN motif-containing protein 1-like isoform X3, which gives rise to MEAAVLNPAIMTEVDCNSNTLNAELEVKKLQELVRKLERQNEQLRTRAGAGGYCLPSPLPTLLCDSSLGSFSAPEEPFDYFHPHSGRDGAAAAVREEDDEEEEDASEPSVLDELELLDLNSLSCSEESDETWLYVSSKDSRSETTSDALTPLQWCRQALDSPKSEVEAARRSLSLRLEQGRSLRHSTLSPQSSMDSDLGASEAEDDSIALGYKLQDLTDVQVMARLQEESLRQDLASTSSVLANRRSQSLTFQLSQLSAGPDLEEEDEEDDEDYGLLPPPQPRLTRLPHSHTFSSIRDWRRSTSSLCTPPSTPSTPPYPSAGFAVQPALQAQSQGLGLGLGLGLGLGVGSTCAAEQQCFRPGSAEYENKLRRSMPNLVRAPSMPSVPIPANPSASPSLLRNSQSFDSSSGLARLQSSIPSPGQLQNRVQSVGNFTSLSRPPLKATAYVSPTIKGSTSMPTSISLQSLNLNSSGGGGASSGGGGGGANSGIPLLSKPAGTPTTSNTARSSLPRPASFVGTTSSTPRSKVAQPARSLLTPPKSLSTFSALRDSTWRDGCY
- the LOC134621085 gene encoding SLAIN motif-containing protein 1-like isoform X1, giving the protein MEAAVLNPAIMTEVDCNSNTLNAELEVKKLQELVRKLERQNEQLRTRAGAGGYCLPSPLPTLLCDSSLGSFSAPEEPFDYFHPHSGRDGAAAAVREEDDEEEEDASEPSVLDELELLDLNSLSCSEESDETWLYVSSKDSRSETTSDALTPLQWCRQALDSPKSEVEAARRSLSLRLEQVSRWRSSLSSPSPSSSPGPPLSRVAGVSPISASPPTKPCSTPQPSERHVPSLSSPLHPVLHRTLSPIGKELSPVAERTPTFLPHPLTRSRSLRHSTLSPQSSMDSDLGASEAEDDSIALGYKLQDLTDVQVMARLQEESLRQDLASTSSVLANRRSQSLTFQLSQLSAGPDLEEEDEEDDEDYGLLPPPQPRLTRLPHSHTFSSIRDWRRSTSSLCTPPSTPSTPPYPSAGFAVQPALQAQSQGLGLGLGLGLGLGVGSTCAAEQQCFRPGSAEYENKLRRSMPNLVRAPSMPSVPIPANPSASPSLLRNSQSFDSSSGLARLQSSIPSPGQLQNRVQSVGNFTSLSRPPLKATAYVSPTIKGSTSMPTSISLQSLNLNSSGGGGASSGGGGGGANSGIPLLSKPAGTPTTSNTARSSLPRPASFVGTTSSTPRSKVAQPARSLLTPPKSLSTFSALRDSTWRDGCY
- the LOC134621085 gene encoding SLAIN motif-containing protein 1-like isoform X2, with the translated sequence MEAAVLNPAIMTEVDCNSNTLNAELEVKKLQELVRKLERQNEQLRTRAGAGGYCLPSPLPTLLCDSSLGSFSAPEEPFDYFHPHSGRDGAAAAVREEDDEEEEDASEPSVLDELELLDLNSLSCSEESDETWLYVSSKDSRSETTSDALTPLQWCRQALDSPKSEVEAARRSLSLRLEQVSRWRSSLSSPSPSSSPGPPLSRVAGVSPISASPPTKPCSTPQPSERHGRSLRHSTLSPQSSMDSDLGASEAEDDSIALGYKLQDLTDVQVMARLQEESLRQDLASTSSVLANRRSQSLTFQLSQLSAGPDLEEEDEEDDEDYGLLPPPQPRLTRLPHSHTFSSIRDWRRSTSSLCTPPSTPSTPPYPSAGFAVQPALQAQSQGLGLGLGLGLGLGVGSTCAAEQQCFRPGSAEYENKLRRSMPNLVRAPSMPSVPIPANPSASPSLLRNSQSFDSSSGLARLQSSIPSPGQLQNRVQSVGNFTSLSRPPLKATAYVSPTIKGSTSMPTSISLQSLNLNSSGGGGASSGGGGGGANSGIPLLSKPAGTPTTSNTARSSLPRPASFVGTTSSTPRSKVAQPARSLLTPPKSLSTFSALRDSTWRDGCY